A single genomic interval of Croceibacter atlanticus HTCC2559 harbors:
- a CDS encoding heavy metal translocating P-type ATPase: protein MATTNQNTVTQTFPVLGMTCASCASSAESIVTHQEGVVSASVNYATGNLIVEFLSNVTNAEKIRKAVQGVGYDLLIEDESKQQESLEVIHEKKFKQLKNKTLWAVILSLPVVIIGMFFMDMPYGNEIMWAFSTPVVLWLGRDFFINAWKQAKHRKANMDTLVALSTGIAYIFSVFNMLFAGFWHQRGLHAHVYFEAAAVIIAFILLGKLLEEKAKGNTSSAIKKLMGLQPKTVIVIQADNTEKQTAIENVKVDDVILVKPGEKIAVDGMVISGSSYVDESMLSGEPVPILKKENEKVFAGTINQKGGFQFKAVKVGKETMLAQIIKMVQDAQGSKAPVQKLVDKVAGIFVPVVMGIALLSFIVWMIFGGDNAIVQGLLAAVTVLVIACPCALGLATPTAIMVGVGKGAEQGTLIKDAESLELAKKVNAIILDKTGTITEGRPQVTGIQWLNNDDSKKYILFSIEKQSEHPLAEAVVKYLDKVNSTSLTNFDSITGKGAKADQNNETYFVGNKKLLFENNISIPEELQQQANEWSKLSKTVIWFSDSKQALSVIAISDKIKKTSAQAIKEMQDMGIDLYMLTGDNEATARAIAEQTGIKHYKAEVLPQHKADFVKELQEEGKTVAMVGDGINDSTALATADVSIAMGKGSDIAMDVAKMTIISSDLTKIPQAVKLSKQTVATIKQNLFWAFIYNLIGIPIAAGILYPINGFLLNPMIAGAAMAMSSVSVVSNSLRLKWKKVI, encoded by the coding sequence ATGGCAACAACAAATCAAAATACAGTTACGCAGACTTTCCCTGTTTTGGGAATGACCTGTGCTTCTTGTGCGAGTAGTGCAGAAAGTATCGTAACACATCAAGAGGGAGTGGTGAGTGCTTCTGTAAATTATGCTACAGGAAATCTTATCGTTGAATTTCTATCCAACGTAACCAATGCCGAAAAGATACGAAAAGCGGTCCAAGGTGTAGGATATGATTTATTAATTGAAGACGAATCCAAACAGCAGGAAAGCCTTGAGGTCATCCACGAAAAGAAGTTTAAACAACTCAAAAATAAAACCTTATGGGCGGTCATTCTTTCTTTGCCAGTAGTTATAATAGGTATGTTCTTTATGGATATGCCTTACGGTAATGAAATTATGTGGGCATTTTCAACACCTGTTGTATTGTGGTTGGGAAGAGATTTTTTTATAAATGCGTGGAAACAAGCCAAACACCGCAAAGCCAATATGGATACCTTAGTAGCATTGAGTACAGGCATTGCATATATTTTTAGTGTGTTCAATATGTTGTTTGCAGGTTTTTGGCATCAAAGAGGATTACACGCTCACGTTTATTTTGAAGCCGCAGCCGTCATTATCGCCTTTATATTGTTGGGAAAATTATTGGAAGAAAAAGCCAAAGGCAATACATCTTCTGCCATTAAAAAACTGATGGGCTTACAACCAAAAACGGTTATTGTCATTCAAGCAGACAACACAGAAAAACAGACAGCTATTGAAAATGTAAAAGTTGATGATGTCATTTTAGTAAAACCCGGTGAAAAAATTGCTGTGGATGGAATGGTCATTTCGGGCAGTTCGTATGTGGACGAAAGTATGTTGAGCGGAGAGCCTGTTCCCATATTAAAAAAGGAAAACGAAAAAGTATTTGCAGGAACGATAAACCAAAAAGGTGGTTTCCAATTTAAAGCTGTAAAAGTCGGTAAGGAAACAATGCTTGCCCAAATCATCAAAATGGTGCAAGATGCACAAGGGAGCAAAGCACCAGTTCAAAAATTGGTGGATAAAGTAGCAGGAATTTTTGTGCCTGTGGTAATGGGCATTGCATTACTTTCCTTCATTGTTTGGATGATTTTTGGAGGGGATAATGCCATAGTTCAAGGATTATTAGCAGCCGTTACAGTCTTGGTAATTGCTTGTCCGTGTGCTTTGGGATTGGCTACACCAACAGCCATAATGGTAGGCGTTGGCAAAGGTGCGGAGCAAGGTACTTTAATTAAAGATGCTGAAAGTTTGGAGTTAGCCAAAAAGGTTAATGCCATCATTTTAGACAAAACAGGAACAATTACAGAAGGTCGTCCACAAGTTACAGGCATTCAATGGTTGAATAATGATGACAGCAAAAAATACATTTTATTCAGTATAGAAAAACAATCCGAACATCCATTGGCGGAAGCCGTAGTGAAATATTTAGATAAAGTGAACTCAACTTCTCTTACTAATTTCGACAGCATCACAGGAAAAGGTGCAAAAGCCGACCAGAATAACGAAACCTATTTTGTAGGAAACAAAAAGTTATTGTTTGAAAACAACATCAGTATTCCCGAAGAATTGCAACAGCAAGCAAATGAATGGAGTAAGTTATCCAAAACCGTTATTTGGTTTTCCGACAGTAAACAAGCCCTTTCGGTAATTGCTATTTCCGATAAAATAAAAAAAACATCTGCACAGGCGATTAAAGAAATGCAGGATATGGGCATTGATTTGTATATGCTCACAGGCGATAACGAAGCCACAGCAAGAGCCATTGCCGAGCAAACAGGCATTAAACATTACAAAGCCGAAGTATTGCCACAGCACAAAGCCGATTTTGTAAAAGAACTGCAAGAGGAAGGCAAAACAGTAGCAATGGTTGGTGACGGCATTAATGACAGTACAGCTTTGGCAACTGCAGATGTAAGTATCGCTATGGGCAAAGGTTCAGACATTGCAATGGACGTAGCTAAAATGACCATCATTTCATCCGACTTAACCAAAATACCACAAGCCGTCAAACTATCCAAGCAAACGGTGGCAACTATTAAACAAAACTTGTTTTGGGCATTTATTTATAACCTGATTGGTATTCCGATTGCAGCAGGAATTTTATACCCAATTAATGGTTTTTTACTCAATCCAATGATTGCAGGAGCAGCTATGGCAATGAGTAGCGTAAGTGTTGTAAGTAATAGTTTGCGATTGAAATGGAAAAAAGTAATATAG
- a CDS encoding AraC family transcriptional regulator, producing MTTLFIKNMVCNRCVMAVRNELNNSGIEPIDVQLGEVTLEKDLTAQEKEKFSKALVSLGFEMIDDKKSRLIEQIKTIIIDLVHHQDNGTKTNLSDVLSSKLFHDYNYLSNLFSEVEGTTIEKYFIAQKIEKVKELLVYDELSLSEIAFRLNYSSVAYLSNQFKKVTGLSPSHFKNIREDRRKPLDEV from the coding sequence ATGACGACACTCTTTATAAAAAATATGGTTTGCAACCGTTGTGTTATGGCGGTGAGAAATGAATTGAATAATTCAGGAATTGAGCCAATTGATGTACAATTGGGAGAAGTAACACTTGAAAAAGACCTCACAGCACAAGAAAAAGAAAAATTTAGTAAAGCGTTGGTGTCATTAGGCTTTGAAATGATTGATGACAAAAAAAGTCGCCTGATTGAGCAAATTAAAACAATAATCATTGACTTGGTACATCATCAGGATAATGGAACGAAAACCAATCTTTCAGATGTGTTAAGCAGTAAACTCTTTCACGATTACAACTACCTATCCAACCTGTTCTCTGAAGTAGAAGGTACTACCATTGAAAAATATTTTATTGCTCAAAAGATAGAAAAGGTAAAGGAGCTATTAGTTTATGATGAATTGTCTTTGAGTGAAATTGCATTTCGCCTCAATTATTCGAGTGTTGCCTATCTCAGCAATCAGTTCAAAAAAGTAACAGGGCTCTCGCCCAGCCATTTTAAAAACATACGTGAAGATAGAAGAAAGCCTTTGGACGAAGTGTAA
- a CDS encoding heavy-metal-associated domain-containing protein, which yields MENKELKFKTNLNCGGCVSKVQSDFDNAAGVCHWDVDTDNSDKILTVSSKGISEDEVIKIVQSKGFKAEVIS from the coding sequence ATGGAAAATAAAGAACTGAAATTCAAAACAAACCTCAATTGTGGAGGTTGCGTATCCAAAGTACAATCAGACTTTGACAATGCCGCAGGGGTTTGTCATTGGGATGTTGATACGGACAACAGCGACAAAATCCTTACCGTGAGTTCCAAAGGAATATCCGAAGATGAAGTGATAAAAATTGTTCAAAGCAAGGGCTTCAAGGCAGAAGTTATCAGTTAA